The segment GAGCGCCTCCAGCTCTTTCAGGGCCGCGCTCACGGCGGGGCCCTCCTGGAAGGCGAGGGCCACGGACACCTCCGAGGTCGCCATGAGGTCCGGAGCGAGGCCGTGGCGGACCAGGATGGCCGAGAGCCGCGCCAGGAAGTCCGGCGCCTTGAACATCTTCGGTGTGGAGAGGTTGACGACGCACATGGCCTCCTTGTACGCGATGCTCTTGAGGGGCGCCTTGGCGGGGGGGACCTCGCCGAGGACCCGCGTTCCCGGGTGCCGCGGGCGCAGGGTGTTCAGGATGCGCACGGGGATTCCCCTCGCCACGGCCGGCTCCAGGGTCTTGGGATGGAGTACGCGGGCCCCGAAGAAGGCCAGTTCCGAGGCCTCCCGGTAGCTCAGGAGGGAGAGGCTCCGGGCCTTCGGAACGAGGGACGGGTCCGCCGTGAGGATCCCGTCCACGTCGGTCCAGATCTGGATCTCCTCCGCGTCGAGGGCGGCCCCCACCAGGGCCGCCGTGAAGTCCGAACCGCCCCGGCCCAGCGTCGTGTCCTCCCCGGATTCGGAACGCCCCAGAAAACCTGGAAGCACCACGAGTCGGCCCGACCTCAACAGGGGGAGGAGCCTGCTGCGGCACGCCCGGCGCGTGGCGGCCAGGCGGGGGGAGGCCTCCGTGTGGGCGGCGTCGGTGACGATCACCTCCCTCGCGTCAACCCACGCGGCGGGAAGCCCGCGCTCCCGCAGAAAGGATGCCATGAAGGCACTGGAGAGGCGCTCGCCCGTCCCGAGGAAGGAGTCCCGCACGAGGGGGGAGAACTCCCCCAGGGCGGCCACGGCGCCGGCCATGGCCCGGAGCCGGGCGAAGTGGCTCTCCACCAGGGCGAGGGAATTCTCGAGCGCCGGCCCGGGCGCGAAGAGCGCGCGGCCGAGGCTCTCGTGAAAGCGGGCAAGTCCGGCCAGAACCCCTTGCGCATCGGCAAGGCCACCCCCGGAGGCGAGCCGGCCCGCCTCTTCAAGTCCGTCCGTCGTGTCCCCGAAGGCGGAAAAGACCGCCACCGA is part of the Acidobacteriota bacterium genome and harbors:
- a CDS encoding aspartate kinase, which codes for MKVLKFGGSSVGSPERIERVLALLRRHGPPPSVAVFSAFGDTTDGLEEAGRLASGGGLADAQGVLAGLARFHESLGRALFAPGPALENSLALVESHFARLRAMAGAVAALGEFSPLVRDSFLGTGERLSSAFMASFLRERGLPAAWVDAREVIVTDAAHTEASPRLAATRRACRSRLLPLLRSGRLVVLPGFLGRSESGEDTTLGRGGSDFTAALVGAALDAEEIQIWTDVDGILTADPSLVPKARSLSLLSYREASELAFFGARVLHPKTLEPAVARGIPVRILNTLRPRHPGTRVLGEVPPAKAPLKSIAYKEAMCVVNLSTPKMFKAPDFLARLSAILVRHGLAPDLMATSEVSVALAFQEGPAVSAALKELEALGPVERRTGEALVCLVGEELRNRPGLAGAIMEATVPARVSMVSFGGSGICFGFLVDEESLPGVVRRLHRRFFERARAGRRDGAKREAGHEAGDDAVQGRRARSHGNRGPEARGPAPEPSLV